The Chroicocephalus ridibundus chromosome 20, bChrRid1.1, whole genome shotgun sequence genome has a window encoding:
- the OLFML3 gene encoding olfactomedin-like protein 3 — MAMGPWRCLLLLPLLATALRAQQQQFMEYVERRLTLLEERISQWHDQSSRYSTELRDFKNQVLGMLETAEKEREAMRSEAESAAVRVDRLEREVDYLETQNPAPPCVEVDETLMEKQVATAKQRKNEKYTKLTDCSDTIASIRAMKILKRFGSTSGLWTKDAAGNSEKIYVFDGTANDTVYVFPRMREFTLFSATRKAARIKLPYPWVGTGHLVYDGHLYYIRQQGPFQVIKFNLANKTVVDSSVFPAEEQIPVFGLSPFTYIEVSADEEGLWAIYATKEDEKNICLAKLDPTSLDIEQMWDTPCPRENAEAAFVVCGALHVVYNTPLPSRSRVQCVFDVSGTLAPEDASLVYFPKRYGSHSSMKYNPRERQIYAWDDGYQIIYRMEMKKKLEV; from the exons ATGGCCATGGGGCCCTggcgctgcctgctcctcctgccgcTCCTCGCCACGGCCCTCcgcgcccagcagcagcagttcatgGAGTACGTGGAGCGGCGCCTCACCCTCCTGGAG GAGAGGATCTCACAGTGGCACGACCAGAGCAGCCGCTACTCCACGGAGCTGCGGGACTTCAAGAACCAGGTGCTGGGGATGCTTGAGACAGCAGAGAAGGAGCGGGAGGCGATGCGGTCGGAGGCAGAGAGCGCAGCGGTGCGTGTGGACCGCCTGGAGCGTGAGGTGGACTACCTGGAGACACAGAACCCCGCACCACCCTGCGTGGAGGTGGACGAGACCCTGATGGAGAAGCAGGTGGCCACGGCCAAGCAGAGGAAGAACGAGAAGTACACCAAGCTGACAG ACTGCAGTGACACCATCGCAAGCATCAGAGCCATGAAGATCCTGAAGCGTTTTGGCAGCACCTCAGGGCTCTGGACCAAGGATGCCGCAGGGAACTCTGAGAAGATCTACGTTTTTGATGGCACTGCCAATGACACGGTGTACGTCTTCCCCCGCATGCGGGAGTTCACCCTCTTCTCTGCCACCCGCAAAGCCGCCCGCATCAAGCTGCCCTATCCCTGGGTGGGCACCGGGCACCTGGTCTATGATGGGCATCTCTACTACATCCGCCAGCAGGGCCCCTTCCAGGTGATCAAGTTCAACCTGGCCAACAAGACAGTGGTGGACAGCTCGGTGTTCCCGGCCGAGGAGCAGATCCCTGTCTTTGGGCTCTCCCCCTTCACCTACATTGAGGTGTCGGCAGACGAGGAGGGGCTCTGGGCCATCTACGCCACCAAGGAGGATGAGAAGAACATATGCCTGGCTAAGCTGGACCCCACCTCACTGGACAtcgagcagatgtgggacacgcCGTGCCCGCGGGAGAACGCCGAGGCCGCCTTCGTGGTGTGCGGGGCACTGCACGTGGTCTACAACACCCCCCTGCCCAGCCGCTCCCGCGTGCAGTGCGTCTTCGACGTCAGCGGCACGCTGGCCCCCGAGGACGCCTCCCTCGTCTACTTCCCCAAGCGCTATGGCTCCCACTCCAGCATGAAGTATAACCCCCGGGAGAGGCAGATCTACGCCTGGGACGATGGCTACCAGATCATCTACCGCATGGAGATGAAGAAGAAGCTGGAGGTCTGA